The following DNA comes from Lepidochelys kempii isolate rLepKem1 chromosome 9, rLepKem1.hap2, whole genome shotgun sequence.
GCTTCCCACTGCGGGAGGCGGCTGAGGGCTCCCTCCGGCAGCCTGATCCCCGGCCCGGTCGCCTCTCCCTGCAAGCCGGCGCCGGCTGCCCGGGGTCAATGGCACCAAGTTCCCCGGCGCTCGCTCGCCGCCCCGCTTTTCCGCCGGCTTCCCCtcggggctgtggggctgggatgggggcgaGCCATGGGCcgcggggggaagggggctttGCAAAGGTGCcgccagggtgggggtggggggcgtgggGGGTTGTGCATTGTTGCAAAAGGGGGCTGGCTcggcggggagggggctccgctccccgcccccctccccagcctgcagccccacaCGGGGACAGGGCGCCCACGACCGAGCGCTGGAGCCGGCACCGGCCGAGCCGCTCGATTGCGGCCACCGTGTTGCGGCAAAACATTGCGgaatcgccccccccccccatcgtcCCGCACCCTCCACCCCCGGCGGAGGTACCGCCCGGGGCTCGCtgctggggggagcccggggtACCAGTGTGGCCGGGGCCGGAGACCCGCATGCACCGGGCGCTGCAGACGAGCCGCGGGCAGGGAGCCGCCACAgccggctgcggggtggggagcGGCCGTGGGAAGACTCCGGAAAGCGACAGCACATGGGGGTCGGCTCTGCCCGctggatccccacccccagctcccctttccccctcccttccccctggccCAGCGCCCTCAAaattccctgccccctccaactTCCCCCTTCTTTCCACCTCCCTCTTGCTTCCTACCTTTCCCCCGCTCCCTCTGTCCTGCACCCGCCTCCCTCGTGTCCTTCTGTccctcctttctgcccccccccccccccccttggcccTCCGCTGCCTTCCCTTCCAGCGCGATCCCCTCCTCGCTCGCTTCTCGCGGCTGGCTCCTGCTTCCCCTTTCCATTCagtggctcccagcccttccagcTCGCTTCCTCCCGGCCGAGGGGACTCGGCTGGGGCTGCTTTACAAAATCCCCACCAGCCCCTAACCCCCGAGAACAGACAGCGGCTCCAGCTCTCGGAGTGGAAAATGGCAGCTAAAGATGACCTGGCTACAGGAGAGGGGCTCTTGCAAGCCACCTTCATGTCAGGGACCAGGGCACGTGAGCTCAGTTTCTTCCATCAAAGTTGCTGTAAGGTTTTGGTGATGTCACGCTGGCGGATTGCGACTTTGTCTTGCTCTGCCAATCAGGGTATTGGTTTGGGGACTGGGGCTGCAAGTCTGTAGATGGTCCTGACACATTCCTCTATCATTAGCCTAGAGCTGGTCATCCTGATTCATGGATAGTGCATTGTCTCTCTACGCCCGCCTGAGCGTATGTTACTTACAATACATTTAATAAGCACAGTCGGgatgtttctgtgtttgttcgtTCGCTCTCTGTAGAGTGATAGTTAGATATGTAGATACCATTGTATAGCGGCACTGCGCTTTCCCCTCACATCTTTATTTTATCTATTGCCTTATCTCAACCCACATGTGTGTAACATCCTTTCCATCTCTGGCGATGTCTGTACAGTAAcagaattggagatagttcataTGAGTAAAATATTAAGCCTGCTTTGCTTATTTTACTTTGTTAGTTATGCAGGTTTGTCATGTACAGGAGATATGTTATAGGCCcacatatatttgtgtgtgtgtctacagGTTCACATTCTATATCTGAAATTATTTTGTGGggttgttgaaaaaaaaaaacacctttcatTTTACTTTACATTTGCTGTTTATACTTTATCTGTAATACTAGCCAGGTACAGTAGCTCAGTAAAGTACAATATTAACCCAAATGACTTTTTGGAACAATgacaactgaaaaatattttcttttcttttttgtcccTGTCTTTCTTCTTTAGATTCTGTATCTTTATTCAGGAGCATAAGGTGGCTTGCTGATCACACGAAGATGTTGCTGTGGCTCGTTCTGGTTTTGTCAACTCCAGTTTCTTctacaaatgcaggtcctgacatCTCGGTGGAAATTTGCAATGTTTGCTCGTGTGTGTCAGTTGAGAATGTGCTGTATGTCAATTGCGAGAAGGTTGCAGTCTACCAACCAAATCAGCTCAAACCACCTTGGTCTAATTTTTACCACCTTAATTTTCAAAACAACCTACTGATCGTTCTATATCCAAACACATTTCTTAACTTTACACATGCAGTGTCCCTGCAACTGGGTAACAATAAATTGCAGAACATTGAGGGAGGAGCATTCCTCGGGCTCAGTGCATTAAAACAGTTGCACTTGAACAACAATGAATTAAAGATTCTCCGAGCTGACACTTTCCTTGGCATAGAGAACTTGGAGTATCTCCAAGCTGACTACAATTTAATCAAGTATATTGAACGGGGAGCCTTCAATAAGCTTCACAAGCTGAAAGTCCTCATCCTTAATGACaatctgatttcattcctgcccGATAATATTTTTCGATTCGCTTCTCTAACCCATCTGGATATACGAGGGAATCGAATTCAGAAGCTTCCCTACATTGGAGTTCTGGAACACATTGGTCGAGTTGTCGAACTGCAGCTGGAAGATAACCCTTGGAATTGTACCTGTGATTTGTTGCCTTTGAAAGCCTGGCTGGAGAATATGCCCTATAACATTTACATTGGAGAAGCTATCTGTGAAACGCCTAGCGACTTGTATGGAAGGCTTTTAAAGGAAACCAATAAACAAGAATTATGCTCCATGGGGACAGGGAGTGATTTTGATGTGCGCATTCTGCCTCCATCCCAGTTGGAGCCTGGTTACAGCACACCTAATGGCCACACTACGCAAACGTCAATGCACAGATTAGTCACCAAGCCTCCAAAAACTACAAATCCTTCCAAGATCTCGGGGATAGTAGCAGGAAAAGCGCTCTCTAATCGCAATCTCAGTCAAATTGTGTCTTACCAGACCAGGGTACCCCCTCTAACTCCTTGCCCAAGCCCATGTGTCTGCAAAACTCATCCTTCTGATTTGGGATTAAGTGTAAACTGCcaagaaagaaatatagaatCATTGGCCGAACTCGTACCAAAACCTTTCAATGCCAAGAAACTGCATGTAAATGGCAATTATATTAAGGATGTGGACACCTCAGATTTCATTGACTTTGAAGGGCTGGATTTACTACATTTAGGCAGTAATCAGATTGCAGCAATCAAAGGGGCGGTGTTCCGCAACCTTACAAATTTACGGAGGTTGTATCTTAATGGCAATCAGATCGAGCGGCTGAGTCCAGAAATGTTTGCTGGCCTCCACAATTTGCAATATCTGTATCTGGAATACAACGTTATCAAGGAAATTTTAGCAGGCACATTTGACTTAATGCCAAATTTGCAGTTGCTCTACTTGAACAACAATCTTCTTAGGAGTCTGCCAGCTTATGTTTTTGCTGGTGCTCCACTGGCTAGACTGAATCTGAGGAACAATCATTTCATGTATTTACCTGTAAGTGGCGTTCTTGATCAGCTAAAATCTCTTACACAAATTGATTTGGAAGGTAACCCGTGGGACTGCACGTGCGATCTAGTTGCTTTGAAACTATGGCTGGAAAAACTAAATGAAGGTATCGTGGTGAAGGAATTAAAATGTGAAACACCTGTTCAGTTTGCTAACATTGAACTGAAGTCTCTCAAAAATGAGATCTTATGTCCTAAACTTTTAAACAAGCCATCTGCTCTGTTCACTAGTCCTGTGCCTGCTGTCTCTTTTACTACACCGTTGGGTCCAATTCGAAGTCCTCCTGGTGGCCCAGTTCCGTTGTCCATTCTAATTTTAAGCATACTCGTTGTGCTTATTTTAACAGTGTTTGTTGCTTTTTGCCTTCTTGTCTTTGTGCTTCGGCGCAACAAGAAACCATCAGTAAAGCACGAAGGAATTGGGAACCAAGAGTGCAGTTCCATGCAACTGCAGCTAAGAAAGCACGACCACAAATCAAACAAAAAGGATGGACTAGGCGCAGAGGCCTTCATTCCTCAAACCATTGAGCAGATGAGCAAAAGCCACACTTGTGGCTTAAAAGAATCCGAAACAGGCTTCACATTTGCGGATCCACAAGGGCAAAAAGTCATTCTGAGAAATATTACCGACAAGGAAAAGGATTTATTGCATGTGGATACCAGAAAAAGACTTAGCACAATTGATGAACTGGATGAGTTGTTTCCTGGGAGGGATTCCAATGTATTTATTCAGAATTTTCTTGAAAGTAAAAAAGAATACAACAGCATAGGGGTCAGTGGCTTTGAAATACGTTATCCAGAGAAACAACAAGACAAAAAAATCAAGAAGTCATTAATAGGTGGTAATCATAGTAAAATTGTGGTAGAGCAAAGAAAGAGTGAATATTTTGAACTGAAAGCTAAACTTCAAGGTTCACCTGACTACCTACAAGTCCTTGAAGAACAAACAGCTTTGAATAAAATATAGGTCATGCAATCTTATTTCTTACAGAGGACATTTATTTAATGATGAAAGTGCCTTTTGTTGACTTTTAACTTCCGAATACTATATTATATTGGTAGGCATAGAGGCAGGTATATCCAAGGGTATCTGTCTGTAGCTGCATATGATTTCTCAAGTAGAGGAGATTTCCATAATAGATTTTACTACATAAAGCTGATACCCTCTGGAATCCTGTAGGGATACTGCAAACTCTATTGCCAAAGGGATGCTTTAGACACATATTACACTGAATTTAACCTCAAAAGGCATATATGTTTTGTACCTTAGATGCAAAACCTTTGTCTCCTTGTGATTTGTAAGAGCAAACACAAGAAAACTGGTACCAGTGTTTGTACCTCAGCTGGGTCCTTCATCTTGCACGTGGATTAAGTTGGTGGAACTGGAGTAATCCTTTGATTTGTGGTGTTGTAACGGCACTGTTTAAAGATTATCTGAAAAGTAAAAAGCATGCAAAGAGAGAACATTCAATAGTATGTGTAAATCGGTTACATTTATGGCCTGCATCTTGAAACCACTGGATTTATAATGTTAAattgtgcaaatatttgtttaaaatataccATGCATAACATACCTATAAAATAAATTTGACCCTTGAAGTATACCTGTCTatacataaaatttaaaaaaaaaaaaaagaaaagaaaaaaagtgcaaCCTGACTTCTGCAGCATTTGTAGTGATATGAAGAAAATACTTGATTTTAATGCAGAATCTTATGTAAGACTCAAATCCAATTAAGACTAGAGTTCCTTCTCAGTTATCTGAAACTCCTACAACCCCAAAAGGTTGACCAAACTTTTCAAAGTGCTTACTGTGTGAGCGTAGCAGAAATTATTTTTGTAAGATAATTCATATTTATGAAATACTTTGTATACTAAATAGGAAAATATGTACTCCGTAATATGTATTTAATATGCCTGACTTGTTTTCCTGATCACAATGCATTAATCATTcagtataaattaaaaacagaacaatatACCAAACAAAAACCGGTGACAAATTGTATAGAATTATCCGTGATcaggtataataataataataataataataataataataataataaaaaaatgttcTGTACTATTCTTGTGAAATTAGTATATTATTATCTTATTTCAGATTTGTTCCCAATGgtgcattttaaaatagattcATTAGTTTTTTAGTATTGTGTCTCAGGCAGTTATTTGCCATCGGTTGTCTTGCTTTTCAGGGTTCTGCAGCTTAATCTAAATAGTTTTCACTACAAGTATTTACAGGCGTTAATGAATAAGGGTAATAGTTGAATTGTATATGCATCAATTTTTTGTCCCAGTTATCTATCTGACTGCTGTCAGTCAGATAATGAACCAGATCAGTAAACCGTATGGCAATCATTTGTCTATCAAAGCCACATTGTAAAATGCATTTAATGGTCTTGGTTCAGTTCAGAGTATTTTGTAGTCCACATCTATAAAGAATACAAACTTGCCTTTGTGAAAGCTGAATCTCAATTGATAGCAACAAATGGTCAAGATGGAAAACACCCCCTTTTTCTCACTGGGAAATGGTAACTTAAGATCACAGTAGGCATGTATTAGTAAAGCATCATACAGAAAATCTATTCTACATGCCTGATTCAGAGCCCATTCAAGACAATAGGGGCTCCTCCACTGATGttagtggactttggatcaggaccttaatctATCTTGCTGCCATAAATTTCCCCCCACGCCTTTTAAAATCAATACATAAGTCTATCAAATTGCaacagaaaataaacattaatgTTTTCATGAATTCCAAGTGGCAGCTATTACAACAAAGCCCGATAGCACTACTGTGGTTAAGGCTGTGTCAGCATTTTCCAGTCTAAACCTCTAATTTCAGGGCTTTATAACTCTGCTGTAAAATTTTATTCTGGGATGATCCTTGGCATAATTCctggaatatttttttaacaaagttttttaaaagcatcagcacgtctttattttaaagagagagagaagaaagagtgAGAGATATTTTCTACTTGTCATTTcaaaagagtttttttttttttttttaatttccccatGGTAGAAAATGATTGATGGActttagactttttaaaataaataaacaacagACTGGTTCATCTTTGAAAAAGCTGCTATTACACATGCATACTAATTTATTTAATCCAAAATGTCATCGAGATTTTCTGGATATGATTACTATGCATGCATATATTCCTGGCCTAAAAGATTCCTAATGGCGTGTTTACCCAAATCACTGCACAGGCTCTGAGGAAAGTGTTTTACTTTATTGTGTCAAGGGCCTATGGATTAAGGAATCTTAAAGATGTACTGAAATGCTAGACCATAAAGGCACCATCAGGTATCTGAGGATAATGGGTTGCTGCCTTCTACTCACTGCTACACAGCTTTGAGAATGTGTCAAGGGTCACTGAGATTTGCCAAGGCAGAGAGCCTATGGCTCATAGCCTTCTGTTGAGAGATGTGAATTAAAAAGAATAAACAAATCTTTAATACATAAATGCTACATTGTGAGTGTTGTTAAAGGTGATATATTTGTGGTTGATATTGCTCAGATTTAACAGAACAACAGTTAAGTAAATCAGTTTTACTATGATTGATATGCCTCCCGCAACAACATTAATTTGGGTCCGGTCCTCTCCTCTTTCGCCTGGGgaaatctcccattgactgtTAAAGAGAAGAAGAACTTTACCATTATGCCCACACTGGACAGATCTGGCGACTCTTTTAGGTCCCcctccagcaaagcatttaattaCATGCCCAACTTTAATCGTGTGCAATGAGAGTACTCACGAGTTTAAAAGTGAGCACGGGCTTTAGTGtgttgctggatcagggcctaaatgcaTGGTACCATTGGCAtggacttaaatgggagcagatgGAGGAGCATTGTTGTGTATGACACAGTTCGTCCCTGCTGTAGAACCCTTATTCACCGCGGTGATCGCTTTGCTCCCATGAGTTGTCTGACTGAATTCAACAGGGTCAATGGAATGTATGCTCACCGGTGTCAATAAGGATTGCTCAGTCTGGGCCTTACTGTGTAGGTCTCTCAGTCGTGTTTTACATACGTGGTGTAATACCGGTGTAATACCTAGGCAGAGCAGTgtgagttaaaaaaaagaaaaaaaaaaaaaaagcttaggtGGGCAAACCACTATATTTCTTTGTTGCTGTTGGTTTAAATGACAACCTGAATGTTAGTTTACTTCCTCCAGTGTTAAGGGACAGTGTATGTGTCTGGATAACAGTTTAGTGGAATGTTCATTCCGATCTAATGATAGTCTATCCAGGAAAGGCACTCTTCCGTGTGGCTCAACAGACCAGGCCAGCCTTTGCATTATATTGATTTGAGTGGCCACATTGTTACAATGGCTGCAATGACATATATGCAGCACTAAAGCAGTGAAGGTGTTAACATAATTTATTGTGTTCATTGTATTATAAGCCAAgtttacatttttaatgaaatcaaTAAAGTGTAATCATTTCTTTGAAAGAGAAAAACTTTGTGCAATTTTATCAGAAACCAGTCATTATAATGCAGCAATTTGAGTCCAGACGTCAACTGACATTTTACATGTAGTTTTCCAGACTGATAGTAAATAAATCTGAAAGATAATCCAAAAGGTAATTTTTAAAGCCATAAGGGTATACATTATAAAAGGCATGGCCTTGTGAATAATGTTAACAAATGTTTCAGAGTTAACAAACACATCTAGAATATCTATCTATAATATTTTTGCATGATTTGTACATTGCTATTGTATGAAATGAGCACAgtggaatttttttatttttattttttttgttttatttaattttattttgcatcCAAAGAGTTGGGAAGGAAATATAACAAGAATGTATTGATAATCGCTctattttgaaataaagaaaacaaaatgtattgtttttacCCTGCCTTGATCATGACTATTTTTAGATTAGTTTATAAGGAAAATAAAGTTAACTTATAATATCCAGTACAATGTAAaactcagaaaaaaatgtttcagcgACCTTTGTTTGCTTTCAACAAACATCAAAATATTAGGCagaatttatttaaaagatttgtatggaaaattaataaaattgtttGGTACAATCATATTTCTGAAACTAGACTTTGTTAAATGTCAAGAACATTCTCTGTGAGTTTGTtttcagaagagagagaaaagctgtaaAGTAGTTAGACATTATTTTATATTCATAGATATTAgggcaaatattttaaaatatttattaacgTTTATCCCACTATCCAATGTTTAAATCAAATCTGCTTTGCCTTACTCAGCcaaatagtctcactgaagtcaaatgggacTGTTTGCATTAGTAACATGAGCAGAACGTAGCTTCTAGTCAGTTTCTGATATCTTCCACATTGAAATGCCTGGAAGAACAGTCATACAATGTCAAGGACATTTGTCTTGACCCTGATCCCCTCTCATTAATCAGTTTGTATCAGACAATTTTGCAAAGGATCAAAATTAATTTATGTTTAATTAATTCCCTACAAACATCCATCCACCTGCCTTTATTATAGTTTAGAAGCATTTGTAGATGAAAGTCAAGAAGAGACCATCAGGTAGTTTAGGCTCCAAATTTAgattttgtattaaaaatgttttacaaaatcTTAAAAATCTTCATGTGCAACTAGATTAAACATTCCCCTGGGGTCCTAGATTAAACATGCAGCATGACAGCCGTATATGGGAATCAGAATGAGATACAGACTAAGAAGTCAGGACTTAatgcagattatttttttttcaatgtacAAGAGCAGTGAAACCTAAGAAGTGAACCAAAAGCACTAGTGGTGAAAAGTATAGGCCCAGTcatgcagtcaatgggagttcctTCTCAGCAATAACTCAAAGCTTAAGCCCTAAAGTagtttttgaaaattatttcatttgtagTTACGACAGTGTTATTAATAATATAGATACAtacatttgttttctaaaaatagAGGCTTGTTAACTTGACAGTGTATCCTTTGTATGTCTTGCATTGGCTGTAGTGTATTTTTAACTGCAATGCAAATTTACTAAACACATTTTGCAGTGACTGATACTgtgctgaaaaataaaaatacaaaggcAACTTTCAGGGCTAAAATCTTCTCACAGATACACTAATGTAAATGTAGTGTATCTCCACTGACTTTACTGGAGTTTCCCCAGATTTATCTTGGTGAGCATGAGAGCAAAAATTGGTGCTGTAATTGTAAGGGCTGGACCCAACGCCCAATGAAGTCAGTAGGGAGTTTGGTCATTGTTTTTAGTCGGAACGTGATCGGTCCCGAGAATAAAGACAGCATGATCTTGCTTCTGCTGCCATTAACTCAGTCGCAAACCTATGATTAACTTAATTAAGAGCTGTATTGAATCTAGTATGGGCTTGAGCCAATGCCTATTGAAGACAATGACAAAACTTGCATTGATTTACATGTTGTGAGACATTATATAATAATATGGATGACCAAACATGTCAGAGTGCTGTTTTTAATCCCTACATCTAGATGTAGATACCAGTAACCATTTCATCCTAACCCCACTCCTCCTTCCGCGATAAATACGGGCCTGATGTAAAGATCTTTAcctttttttgtgatttttttcatagtCATTAATAATATTTAACTCTGTTTCAGATAGTGGCTGAGAGCAGTGCATTTTGAGTACTTTACTATGTGTAAAATATCAATCCTTATTCACTGACTCCAGTGCTATACTGTATTGATTTTTCAATCACTTTATATAAAGTGTGTCGTAAGTTAACACTGAGTAATTTCTCCAAGACACAAACATATATAGGGCAAGGACAAAGAGGCTCATTTTTTGTCTGAGACCCAATTTGTATTGAATATGAATAGTTCAAATATAAGTAGGCAAATCCCAATCAGCTACAATGGAGACACTACAGTTTACACTTTCTGAGCAGCTGTGTCCTATGGTCCCTGTTTATCCAAAAACAATGAGTGACTTAAGTAGAACTTTGCCAGCCTCTTgcaccaaaacaaacaaatatctcTAAATGGCTGTCCAAGAGAGTTTCACTTCATTACTGAATCTTATGTGTTGTCCAGAAATGTGTGTCCTCCTACCTCTCAGGGTACCCTTCCACTAAACCCTCTCAGTTTTTATCTTGTTTCTATCCAGTTCTGTACCATTCCGTGTTTGTCTAGAGAATTTCCAAAGAGCCACAGGTTTCACCCACCATCAGCTTGAAAAAATAAGGCAAGTTGTAGTAGACTTGCCTCTGGGTAGTTTCAGAGGCCTGTCAGATGATGGATGGTGCAAAAAATGGTGAAAACCAAGTTATGAAAAGAAGATGGTATTAGCTTCCCTTATGGAAGATTCAGTTTGAGCCTGTGACGCCCAAACCATCATAAATTCGTGATTTTTGGGCACTATGGATGTTAGGCAGGGCCAGAGTAGCAGTTCAAGATCCTCCACAGATCTTTTATTTGGAAGGGGATTTGTACTGTGGAGGGAGAAGAAGTGATCCAGCCCTTTGAGGCGGCCAAATCAAACTACAGGCTAAATCACATCCATATGGATCTATTTATAGGATTTACTCCTAGGTTTGGTGCCATCTGTAGGTCAGGAGTACTGGACAAATGTTTATCCTAATATTGCCTTTCTGCATCATATTCATTTCCGTATGTGGATATTATTTGTATTTGAGTACCAGGGTGAATTCAGGTTTTGTTTGCCAACATTTTGGAGCGAATGTATTTTTCAGGTGTATTCGCACTCAGAGCTGGACGTGAACCAAAGCCCTATAAATATATCTCAATGGGGAGAGTAACAAAGTGCAGAGCTTTCTGACAGGTTTTGCAGATCACTCAATGTGAGAAACTGCAGGAAACAATGTATTGTACAGCAGATTTCCTTGCTCCCTGGCAGGATTTCATAGACTGAGAGTCCCTATCGGCATGATATTTTTCTTGTCTATCATCTACAAACCACAGACACTAGATCCCAGGTTGCTGAGGGGTAGCAGTGAAATCTGTGGGATTGCTTGTGTGAGTAATAGAGTAGACCTCAGTAACCTGagtagagattttttttcaggaTTAGGCCCATTGTAAAGATGTGTTCTACCCCTTTAATGGCCAGGCTAGAGTCAGGAACCAAGACAGCCTGAGGTAATGAAGGAGGGGCCAGGCCACTTAAACAATTAAACTATATTCAGTTGTAGTGAGTTCTCTCAGGGGCCAGGAGATTAGACTTACTGGagtcagagactttgttttgtaAACTTTAAGTTGAGGAGCTCTGAACCTGGGTGCTAAGGTGAGGATTATATAAACTTTTGTTACAATTGCTCCTTCCCTGAGAATTATTGCTCATTTGTTTTGTCTTCTCATCACCCAGATCCTTTTAAAGTGAATGTATTGATGCCCTAGTTGGAAGAAATTAAAGTGGGGCACACTTGCAGTCCCACACTGGGCTGCAAAGGGGTCAGAGGGAATGTGCCTTTTACACCCACAATgaatggaaatattcatttttaatacTCGCTGGGGCATGGATTCCTTCATAATTTTTGGCTTACTCAACAGTATGTTGCCTTGGATTGTGAAAGATTAGCATCGTAATGGCCCAGTTTTGCAAACCTCCTTCTTCAAATGACATTTCTGATGTGGAGG
Coding sequences within:
- the SLITRK4 gene encoding SLIT and NTRK-like protein 4, yielding MEPGGKDSVSLFRSIRWLADHTKMLLWLVLVLSTPVSSTNAGPDISVEICNVCSCVSVENVLYVNCEKVAVYQPNQLKPPWSNFYHLNFQNNLLIVLYPNTFLNFTHAVSLQLGNNKLQNIEGGAFLGLSALKQLHLNNNELKILRADTFLGIENLEYLQADYNLIKYIERGAFNKLHKLKVLILNDNLISFLPDNIFRFASLTHLDIRGNRIQKLPYIGVLEHIGRVVELQLEDNPWNCTCDLLPLKAWLENMPYNIYIGEAICETPSDLYGRLLKETNKQELCSMGTGSDFDVRILPPSQLEPGYSTPNGHTTQTSMHRLVTKPPKTTNPSKISGIVAGKALSNRNLSQIVSYQTRVPPLTPCPSPCVCKTHPSDLGLSVNCQERNIESLAELVPKPFNAKKLHVNGNYIKDVDTSDFIDFEGLDLLHLGSNQIAAIKGAVFRNLTNLRRLYLNGNQIERLSPEMFAGLHNLQYLYLEYNVIKEILAGTFDLMPNLQLLYLNNNLLRSLPAYVFAGAPLARLNLRNNHFMYLPVSGVLDQLKSLTQIDLEGNPWDCTCDLVALKLWLEKLNEGIVVKELKCETPVQFANIELKSLKNEILCPKLLNKPSALFTSPVPAVSFTTPLGPIRSPPGGPVPLSILILSILVVLILTVFVAFCLLVFVLRRNKKPSVKHEGIGNQECSSMQLQLRKHDHKSNKKDGLGAEAFIPQTIEQMSKSHTCGLKESETGFTFADPQGQKVILRNITDKEKDLLHVDTRKRLSTIDELDELFPGRDSNVFIQNFLESKKEYNSIGVSGFEIRYPEKQQDKKIKKSLIGGNHSKIVVEQRKSEYFELKAKLQGSPDYLQVLEEQTALNKI